In a single window of the Nocardioides sp. L-11A genome:
- a CDS encoding LysM peptidoglycan-binding domain-containing protein: MSTITLAPRVDPARRTTSAVRPRSQVRLTRRGRVVVFLLALVVVTLAAVWLAAGSAATRDQAGAPRLDLVTVAPGDTLWDIASDIAAGSGDDVRDMMRTIQQLNTLDGSVVYVGQELRVPTS; encoded by the coding sequence ATGAGCACGATCACCCTCGCCCCGCGCGTCGACCCCGCCCGTCGTACGACGAGCGCCGTCCGCCCCCGCAGCCAGGTCCGGCTGACCCGGCGCGGCCGGGTGGTGGTCTTCCTGCTGGCGCTCGTCGTGGTCACGCTGGCCGCCGTGTGGCTGGCCGCCGGCTCGGCCGCGACCCGCGACCAGGCCGGTGCGCCCCGGCTCGACCTGGTCACCGTCGCCCCGGGCGACACCCTGTGGGACATCGCCAGCGACATCGCGGCCGGCTCCGGCGACGACGTGCGCGACATGATGCGCACCATCCAGCAGCTCAACACGCTCGACGGCAGCGTCGTCTACGTCGGCCAGGAGCTGCGCGTCCCGACGTCGTAG
- the nrdR gene encoding transcriptional regulator NrdR, translating into MHCPYCKHNDTKVLDSRVADDGCSIRRRRVCQSPSCEKRFTTVEAMQLTVLKRSGATEPFTREKAVAGVRKACKGRPVDEDDLARLGQEVEHQLRLAGSPEIAAHEVGLAILSPLRRLDEVAYLRFASVYRGFDSAADFENEISLMRAERQLTSTPVVEARPSASLETTAPAG; encoded by the coding sequence ATGCACTGTCCGTACTGCAAGCACAACGACACCAAGGTCCTCGACTCCCGTGTCGCTGACGACGGCTGCTCGATCCGGCGGCGCCGGGTCTGCCAGTCGCCGAGCTGCGAGAAGCGGTTCACGACCGTCGAGGCCATGCAGTTGACCGTGCTCAAGCGCTCCGGTGCCACCGAGCCGTTCACCCGCGAGAAGGCCGTCGCCGGCGTCCGCAAGGCCTGCAAGGGTCGCCCGGTGGACGAGGACGACCTGGCCCGGCTGGGCCAGGAGGTCGAGCACCAGCTCCGGCTGGCCGGCAGCCCGGAGATCGCGGCCCACGAGGTGGGCCTGGCGATCCTCTCCCCGCTGCGCCGCCTCGACGAGGTCGCCTACCTCCGCTTCGCCTCCGTCTACCGCGGCTTCGACTCCGCCGCCGACTTCGAGAACGAGATCTCCCTGATGCGGGCCGAGCGCCAGCTCACCTCCACCCCGGTGGTGGAGGCGCGCCCGTCGGCGAGTCTCGAGACAACAGCCCCCGCGGGCTGA
- a CDS encoding vitamin B12-dependent ribonucleotide reductase produces the protein MTETARSQTTSETASYPKGGLKIQRVFSTEGVHPYDEITWERRDVVQTNWKTGETVFEQLGVEFPEFWSLNASTIVTTKYFRGAVGTPERERGLKQLIDRVVSTYVKAGREHGYFASAADAEVFEHELTWLLVNQYFSFNSPVWFNVGTTAPQQVSACFILSVDDSMDSILNWYKEEGFIFKGGSGAGLNLSRIRSSKELLSSGGTASGPVSFMRGADASAGTIKSGGATRRAAKMVVLDVDHPDIEEFVETKWREEDKIRALRDAGFDMDLGGKDITSVQYQNANNSVRVTDEFMRAVENGTDFGLRARMTGEVIETVDARSLFRKISEAAWACADPGLQYDDTINDWHTNPETGRITASNPCSEYMSLDNSSCNLASLNLLKFLREDDTFDAPLFAKAVEFIITAMDISICFADFPTDPIGETTRNYRQLGIGYANLGALLMAMGLGYDSEGGRAMAATVTSLMTGTSYRRSAELAAIVGPYNGYARNAEAHQRVMRKHQAANDDVRTLHIADAEVHKLATEEWAQVVELGKTNGFRNAQASVLAPTGTIGFMMDCDTTGIEPDFSLVKFKKLVGGGSLQIVNQTIPRALKKLGYDEEKIEAIVAYIGEHGHVVDAPGLKPEHYEVFDTAMGERALKPMGHVLMMAACQPFLSGAISKTVNLPESASVEDIEQIYLESWKLGLKATAIYRDNCKVGQPLADGGGKAKKDAADAAEADAKVVEKVVEKVVYAPTRKRLPKSRQARTTSFTVAGAEGYMTSGAHDDNTLGEIFLKLGKQGSTLAGVMDAFSIAVSIGLQYGVPLETYVSKFTNLRFEPAGLTDDPDVRMAQSIMDYVFRRLALDYLSFEERSALGIYSADERQRHLETGSYEPIEETGNASELLEGPAGGRVASAGERIETAEVVEAEVADEDPLAGAPVVEAKVAKTTAELLEQITGHAVDSPLCMTCGTKMRPAGSCYVCEGCGSTSGCS, from the coding sequence ATGACCGAGACGGCCCGCAGCCAGACGACCAGTGAGACGGCCAGCTACCCGAAGGGCGGCCTGAAGATCCAGCGGGTCTTCAGCACCGAGGGCGTGCATCCGTACGACGAGATCACCTGGGAGCGGCGCGACGTCGTCCAGACCAACTGGAAGACCGGCGAGACCGTCTTCGAGCAGCTCGGTGTCGAGTTCCCCGAGTTCTGGTCGCTCAACGCCTCCACCATCGTCACCACGAAGTACTTCCGCGGCGCGGTCGGCACGCCGGAGCGGGAGCGCGGCCTCAAGCAGCTGATCGACCGGGTCGTGTCGACCTACGTCAAGGCGGGCCGGGAGCACGGCTACTTCGCGTCCGCGGCGGACGCGGAGGTCTTCGAGCACGAGCTGACCTGGCTGCTGGTCAACCAGTACTTCTCCTTCAACTCCCCGGTCTGGTTCAACGTCGGCACGACCGCCCCGCAGCAGGTCTCCGCGTGCTTCATCCTGTCCGTCGACGACTCGATGGACTCGATCCTCAACTGGTACAAGGAGGAGGGCTTCATCTTCAAGGGCGGCTCGGGAGCCGGCCTGAACCTCTCCCGGATCCGCTCCTCCAAGGAGCTCCTCAGCAGCGGCGGCACCGCGTCGGGTCCGGTCTCCTTCATGCGCGGCGCCGACGCGTCGGCCGGCACCATCAAGTCGGGCGGTGCCACGCGCCGCGCGGCGAAGATGGTCGTCCTCGACGTCGACCACCCCGACATCGAGGAGTTCGTCGAGACCAAGTGGCGCGAGGAGGACAAGATCCGCGCCCTGCGCGACGCCGGCTTCGACATGGACCTCGGCGGCAAGGACATCACCTCGGTCCAGTACCAGAACGCCAACAACTCGGTCCGGGTCACCGACGAGTTCATGCGCGCCGTCGAGAACGGCACCGACTTCGGCCTGCGCGCCCGGATGACCGGCGAGGTCATCGAGACCGTCGACGCGCGCAGCCTGTTCCGCAAGATCAGCGAGGCCGCCTGGGCCTGCGCCGACCCCGGCCTGCAGTACGACGACACGATCAACGACTGGCACACCAACCCCGAGACCGGCCGGATCACCGCGTCCAACCCGTGCTCGGAGTACATGTCGCTCGACAACTCCTCGTGTAACCTGGCCTCGCTCAACCTGCTGAAGTTCTTGCGCGAGGACGACACCTTCGACGCTCCGCTCTTCGCCAAGGCCGTCGAGTTCATCATCACCGCGATGGACATCTCGATCTGCTTCGCCGACTTCCCGACCGACCCGATCGGTGAGACCACCCGCAACTACCGCCAGCTCGGCATCGGGTACGCCAACCTCGGCGCCCTGCTGATGGCGATGGGCCTCGGCTACGACTCCGAGGGCGGTCGCGCGATGGCGGCCACCGTCACGTCGCTGATGACCGGTACGTCGTACCGCCGCTCCGCCGAGCTGGCCGCGATCGTCGGCCCCTACAACGGCTACGCCCGCAACGCCGAGGCGCACCAGCGCGTCATGCGCAAGCACCAGGCAGCCAACGACGACGTGCGCACCCTGCACATCGCCGACGCCGAGGTCCACAAGCTGGCGACCGAGGAGTGGGCCCAGGTGGTCGAGCTCGGCAAGACCAACGGCTTCCGCAACGCGCAGGCCTCGGTGCTCGCGCCGACCGGCACCATCGGCTTCATGATGGACTGCGACACCACCGGCATCGAGCCCGACTTCTCCCTGGTGAAGTTCAAGAAGCTCGTCGGCGGCGGCTCGCTGCAGATCGTCAACCAGACCATCCCGCGCGCGCTGAAGAAGCTCGGCTACGACGAGGAGAAGATCGAGGCGATCGTCGCCTACATCGGCGAGCACGGCCACGTCGTCGACGCCCCGGGCCTCAAGCCGGAGCACTACGAGGTCTTCGACACCGCGATGGGCGAGCGCGCGCTCAAGCCCATGGGCCACGTGCTGATGATGGCCGCCTGCCAGCCGTTCCTCTCGGGTGCGATCTCCAAGACGGTCAACCTGCCCGAGTCGGCCTCGGTCGAGGACATCGAGCAGATCTACCTCGAGTCCTGGAAGCTCGGCCTCAAGGCCACCGCGATCTACCGCGACAACTGCAAGGTCGGCCAGCCGCTGGCCGACGGCGGCGGCAAGGCCAAGAAGGACGCCGCCGACGCCGCGGAGGCCGACGCCAAGGTCGTGGAGAAGGTCGTCGAGAAGGTCGTCTACGCGCCGACCCGCAAGCGCCTCCCGAAGTCCCGCCAGGCCCGCACCACCTCCTTCACGGTGGCCGGCGCCGAGGGGTACATGACCTCGGGTGCCCACGACGACAACACCCTCGGCGAGATCTTCCTCAAGCTCGGCAAGCAGGGCTCGACCCTCGCCGGCGTGATGGACGCCTTCTCGATCGCCGTCTCGATCGGCCTGCAGTACGGCGTCCCGCTGGAGACCTACGTCTCGAAGTTCACCAACCTGCGCTTCGAGCCCGCCGGCCTCACCGACGACCCGGATGTCCGGATGGCGCAGTCGATCATGGACTACGTCTTCCGCCGCCTGGCCCTCGACTACCTCTCCTTCGAGGAGCGCTCCGCTCTCGGCATCTACTCCGCCGACGAGCGCCAGCGCCACCTCGAGACCGGCTCCTACGAGCCGATCGAGGAGACCGGCAACGCCTCCGAGCTGCTCGAGGGCCCGGCTGGTGGTCGAGTGGCGAGCGCCGGCGAGCGCATCGAGACCGCCGAGGTGGTCGAGGCCGAGGTCGCCGACGAGGACCCGCTCGCCGGTGCCCCGGTCGTCGAGGCCAAGGTCGCCAAGACCACCGCCGAGCTCCTCGAGCAGATCACCGGTCACGCCGTCGACTCGCCCCTGTGCATGACCTGCGGCACGAAGATGCGTCCCGCCGGCTCCTGCTACGTCTGCGAGGGCTGCGGCAGCACCTCCGGCTGCAGCTGA
- a CDS encoding MMPL family transporter: MSPLLHRLGRSAATHPWTAIGAWVVLALVVVASSVAFGRDLEEGFDAPGLDSSQAAELLAGAQADEGGVTAHVVLEAPDAAARLTPVETTLQSLPRVLGTTSSISPDGTIALVRVQYPALEHLDASDLDHLKDAVADLREESSLTLEAGGDLFFAFEEPTGLGEVAGIVVAMIILLIAFGSFVAMGLPIGMALFGLVIGITSMKLVTYLIDIPMWAPQLAAMVGLGVGIDYALFLVTRHRENLALGMPVAEAAGRALATAGQAVIVAGGTVVVAILGLLVAGIPFVTGGGVAISATVLVMVLASVTLLPALLGLAGQRINGRRRRAGDGAHRPSSGWTRWGTHVTRHAAAYLTAGAVLMIALAAPVLALDLGFPDDGTKPGSTTERRAYDLIADGFGPGANGPLVIAVDISRDRSVVAPLAAAVAADPGIASVATPAVDPTAGVATLMAQPTTSPQDVATQETVARLRGEVFPTVLDGTGATAHVGGQTATFADLGDRVQERMPRFVVAVLLLSFLLLTVMFRSVLVPLKAVVLNLLSVGAAYGVLVMIFQWGWAAGLVGVESTVPIVSFIPLFMFAILFGLSMDYEVFLLSRVREEYRRHGDNTRAVIAGIAGTGRTITAAALIMVAVFSGFVLGSDPAVKMMGVGLATAILLDATVVRLVLVPAAMRLLGDVNWWLPGWLHRLLPEEDAAPAEIADGPAPLAS, encoded by the coding sequence ATGTCCCCTCTCCTCCACCGGCTCGGCCGGTCCGCCGCGACCCACCCCTGGACCGCCATCGGCGCCTGGGTCGTCCTCGCGCTCGTCGTCGTCGCCTCCTCCGTCGCCTTCGGGCGCGACCTCGAGGAGGGCTTCGACGCCCCCGGCCTCGACTCCTCCCAGGCCGCGGAACTGCTCGCGGGAGCGCAGGCCGACGAGGGCGGGGTCACCGCCCATGTCGTCCTCGAGGCCCCGGATGCCGCCGCGCGGCTGACCCCGGTGGAGACCACGCTCCAGTCACTCCCGCGGGTGCTCGGCACGACCAGCAGCATCTCGCCGGACGGCACCATCGCACTCGTGCGCGTGCAGTACCCCGCGCTCGAGCATCTCGATGCCTCCGACCTGGACCACCTCAAGGACGCCGTCGCCGACCTGCGTGAGGAGTCATCGCTGACGTTGGAGGCCGGAGGCGACCTGTTCTTCGCGTTCGAGGAACCCACCGGTCTCGGCGAGGTAGCCGGGATCGTCGTCGCGATGATCATCCTGCTGATCGCCTTCGGCTCCTTCGTCGCGATGGGGCTGCCGATCGGCATGGCGCTGTTCGGCCTGGTCATCGGCATCACCTCGATGAAGCTGGTGACCTACCTGATCGACATCCCGATGTGGGCGCCGCAGCTCGCGGCCATGGTCGGCCTCGGCGTCGGCATCGACTACGCGCTCTTCCTGGTCACCCGGCACCGCGAGAACCTGGCCCTGGGAATGCCGGTCGCCGAAGCGGCCGGCCGGGCTCTGGCGACGGCGGGACAGGCGGTGATCGTCGCCGGCGGCACCGTCGTCGTGGCGATCCTCGGACTGCTCGTCGCGGGGATCCCGTTCGTGACCGGCGGCGGGGTCGCCATCTCCGCGACGGTACTGGTGATGGTGCTCGCCTCGGTCACCCTGCTGCCGGCGCTCCTCGGACTGGCGGGCCAGCGGATCAACGGTCGCCGGCGACGGGCCGGTGACGGGGCACACCGGCCGAGCTCCGGCTGGACCCGCTGGGGCACCCACGTGACCCGCCACGCCGCGGCGTACCTCACCGCGGGAGCGGTCCTCATGATCGCCCTGGCCGCACCCGTCCTCGCGCTCGACCTGGGCTTCCCCGACGACGGGACCAAGCCCGGGTCGACGACCGAGCGCCGGGCGTACGACCTGATCGCCGACGGGTTCGGCCCCGGGGCCAACGGGCCGCTGGTGATCGCGGTCGACATCTCCCGGGACAGGTCCGTGGTGGCGCCGCTGGCCGCGGCCGTCGCAGCCGACCCGGGCATCGCCTCGGTCGCCACCCCCGCCGTCGATCCCACCGCGGGCGTGGCGACCCTGATGGCGCAGCCGACCACATCGCCCCAGGACGTCGCCACCCAGGAGACCGTCGCGAGGCTCCGCGGCGAGGTCTTCCCGACGGTGCTCGACGGCACCGGCGCGACCGCTCACGTCGGCGGTCAGACCGCCACCTTCGCCGACCTCGGCGACCGGGTGCAGGAACGGATGCCGCGCTTCGTGGTGGCGGTGCTGCTGCTGTCCTTCCTCCTGCTCACGGTGATGTTCCGGTCGGTACTGGTGCCGTTGAAGGCGGTCGTGCTGAACCTGCTGAGCGTCGGCGCGGCGTACGGCGTGCTCGTCATGATCTTCCAGTGGGGCTGGGCGGCCGGCCTGGTCGGCGTGGAGTCGACGGTGCCGATCGTGTCGTTCATCCCCCTGTTCATGTTCGCGATCCTGTTCGGCCTCTCCATGGACTACGAGGTGTTCCTGCTCTCGCGGGTGCGCGAGGAGTACCGCCGTCACGGCGACAACACCCGCGCGGTCATCGCGGGGATCGCCGGAACCGGTCGCACGATCACCGCGGCCGCGCTGATCATGGTGGCGGTCTTCTCGGGATTCGTCCTGGGCAGCGACCCGGCGGTGAAGATGATGGGCGTGGGCCTGGCCACGGCGATCCTCCTCGACGCGACCGTCGTGCGCCTGGTGCTCGTGCCGGCCGCCATGAGGCTGCTGGGCGACGTGAACTGGTGGCTGCCGGGGTGGCTGCACCGACTCCTGCCGGAGGAGGACGCTGCGCCGGCGGAGATCGCGGACGGCCCAGCACCTCTGGCTTCCTAG
- a CDS encoding histidine kinase, translating into MLAVFVRSILAEPRAPDPPVRVWWDWALVTALLVTAVGEAIFRSDVPARPLATAVALLVIPVLLWRRTHPLLATAIGFGGAMVLNLPLLLDDVADVGLHAMACVLLLPYALYRWASGPEALVGTAIVAVPAGLALASTETPLGDVIGGTTVLVAAFALGAAMRYRAVARQRQVQQVRTLERGALARELHDTVAHHVSAIALQAQAGRAVAGTDPAAAVEALAVIEVEASRTLHEMRTMVRVLRDGGAADAEPVGYGPQRGIDDLDELTRMSPVVRVRITGDLAGLPQPVQVAVYRICQESVTNAIRHARNATAVTVAVTGDVDVVRLRVHDDGEAARPATTVGYGLLGMAERAKLLGGACQAGPDPLGGWTVEATLPREVPR; encoded by the coding sequence GTGCTCGCCGTCTTCGTCCGCTCGATCCTCGCCGAGCCCCGTGCCCCGGACCCGCCCGTGCGGGTGTGGTGGGACTGGGCCCTGGTCACCGCCCTGCTGGTCACGGCCGTGGGCGAGGCGATCTTCCGCTCCGACGTACCGGCGCGACCGCTGGCCACCGCGGTCGCGCTCCTGGTGATCCCGGTCCTGCTCTGGCGACGTACGCATCCGCTCCTGGCGACGGCGATCGGCTTCGGCGGCGCGATGGTGCTGAACCTCCCCCTGCTCCTCGACGACGTCGCGGACGTGGGTCTCCACGCCATGGCCTGCGTCCTGCTGTTGCCCTACGCCTTGTACCGCTGGGCGTCCGGCCCCGAGGCGCTGGTCGGCACGGCGATCGTCGCCGTCCCGGCCGGTTTGGCTCTCGCGTCGACCGAGACCCCCCTCGGGGACGTGATCGGCGGCACCACCGTGCTGGTCGCGGCGTTCGCCCTGGGGGCCGCGATGCGCTACCGCGCGGTCGCGCGCCAGCGCCAGGTGCAGCAGGTCCGGACGCTCGAGCGCGGTGCGCTCGCCCGCGAGCTGCACGACACCGTCGCGCACCACGTGTCGGCCATCGCACTCCAGGCCCAGGCGGGGCGGGCGGTGGCCGGCACCGACCCGGCCGCGGCGGTCGAGGCGCTGGCGGTGATCGAGGTGGAGGCCTCGCGGACCCTGCACGAGATGCGCACGATGGTCCGGGTGCTCCGCGACGGCGGGGCCGCCGACGCCGAGCCGGTCGGCTATGGGCCGCAGCGCGGAATCGACGACCTGGACGAGCTGACCCGGATGAGCCCGGTGGTGCGGGTGCGCATCACCGGGGACCTCGCCGGCCTGCCGCAGCCGGTGCAGGTGGCGGTCTACCGCATCTGTCAGGAGTCGGTCACCAACGCGATCCGGCATGCGCGCAACGCCACGGCGGTCACGGTGGCCGTCACCGGCGACGTCGACGTCGTACGGTTGCGTGTGCACGACGACGGAGAGGCGGCCCGCCCCGCGACGACGGTGGGGTACGGCCTGCTCGGCATGGCGGAGCGGGCCAAGCTGCTCGGCGGGGCCTGCCAGGCCGGGCCGGACCCGCTCGGCGGCTGGACCGTCGAGGCGACGCTCCCACGGGAGGTGCCGCGATGA
- a CDS encoding response regulator transcription factor, producing MSIRVVVADDQLLVRTGLTMILNAQPGIEVVGEATDGHEAVAVARELRPDVCLFDIQMPGIDGVEATRRLAGPGVEDPLAIVIITTFDLDEYILGALKAGARGFLLKDAGPELLAQAIHAAANGDALISPDITRRLLTTLAGLERSSRPAQPIEPLTEREEEVLLTVARGRTNAEIAAELHITLSTVKTHVGALMNKLGARNRVEVAMWAYETGRVRG from the coding sequence ATGAGCATCCGGGTGGTGGTCGCCGACGACCAGCTCCTGGTCCGTACCGGGCTCACCATGATCCTCAACGCGCAGCCCGGCATCGAGGTCGTCGGCGAGGCGACCGACGGTCACGAGGCCGTGGCCGTGGCCCGCGAGCTGCGTCCCGACGTCTGCCTCTTCGACATCCAGATGCCCGGCATCGACGGCGTCGAGGCCACCCGCCGGCTCGCCGGCCCCGGGGTCGAGGATCCGCTCGCGATCGTGATCATCACGACCTTCGATCTCGACGAGTACATCCTCGGCGCCCTCAAGGCCGGCGCCCGCGGCTTCCTGCTCAAGGACGCCGGGCCCGAGCTGCTGGCCCAGGCGATCCACGCCGCCGCGAACGGGGATGCGCTCATCTCGCCCGACATCACCCGCCGCCTGCTCACCACACTGGCCGGACTGGAGCGATCCTCCCGCCCGGCCCAGCCGATCGAGCCGCTCACCGAACGCGAGGAAGAGGTGCTCCTCACCGTCGCCCGCGGCCGGACCAATGCCGAGATCGCCGCCGAGCTGCACATCACCCTGAGCACGGTGAAGACCCATGTCGGCGCGCTGATGAACAAGCTCGGCGCCCGCAACCGGGTCGAGGTCGCGATGTGGGCGTACGAGACCGGGCGGGTCAGGGGATAG
- a CDS encoding (deoxy)nucleoside triphosphate pyrophosphohydrolase, giving the protein MEIEVVGAVIVRDGRVLCAQRRPGGETGGLWEFPGGKVETGETTRQALEREIREELHCEIAVGAELTTTTHAYGFGIVTLTTFQCDLVVGTPVLTEHAAVAWLPASDLLDLPWAPADVPAVELLVAADRSRQV; this is encoded by the coding sequence ATGGAGATCGAGGTCGTCGGCGCCGTCATCGTGCGGGACGGCCGCGTGCTGTGCGCGCAGCGCCGGCCCGGCGGCGAGACGGGCGGGCTGTGGGAGTTCCCCGGCGGCAAGGTCGAGACCGGCGAGACCACCCGACAGGCCCTCGAACGGGAGATCCGCGAGGAGCTGCACTGCGAGATCGCCGTCGGTGCCGAGCTCACGACCACGACGCACGCCTACGGCTTCGGGATCGTGACCCTGACGACCTTCCAGTGCGACCTGGTCGTCGGGACGCCGGTGCTGACGGAGCACGCCGCAGTGGCCTGGCTCCCGGCGTCCGACCTCCTCGACCTGCCGTGGGCGCCGGCCGACGTACCGGCGGTCGAGCTGCTGGTCGCCGCGGACCGGTCGCGGCAGGTGTGA
- a CDS encoding DNA-3-methyladenine glycosylase: MTHRADVVRRARALLGRTVVGHGVSVRITEVEAYGGCEDPASHAFTRTPRSEIMYGPSYRLYVYRSYGIHFCANVVTGPTEIGAAVLLRAGEVVDGHDLARFRRGAAPPERDVQLARGPGNLAQALGITLDDLGTDLLAERERGDDGEFTGVRLGPERRGRARIASGPRVGVSKAADVPWRFWLEGDPTVSAYRRSPRAPAPG, from the coding sequence GTGACCCATCGTGCCGACGTCGTACGACGAGCGCGGGCGCTGCTGGGCCGGACCGTCGTCGGCCACGGGGTGAGCGTGCGGATCACCGAGGTGGAGGCGTACGGCGGATGCGAGGATCCGGCGTCCCACGCGTTCACGCGCACACCGCGCTCGGAGATCATGTACGGCCCGTCGTACCGGCTCTATGTGTACCGCTCCTACGGCATCCACTTCTGCGCCAACGTGGTCACCGGGCCGACCGAGATCGGGGCCGCCGTGCTGCTGCGGGCCGGCGAGGTCGTCGACGGGCACGACCTGGCCCGGTTCCGCCGTGGTGCGGCCCCGCCGGAGCGCGACGTGCAGTTGGCGCGGGGGCCGGGCAATCTCGCCCAGGCCCTGGGCATCACCCTCGATGATCTCGGCACCGACCTGCTCGCGGAGCGCGAGCGCGGTGACGACGGGGAGTTCACCGGCGTCCGCCTCGGTCCGGAGCGCCGCGGCCGGGCGCGGATCGCCAGCGGCCCCCGGGTGGGCGTGTCGAAGGCCGCGGACGTGCCGTGGCGGTTCTGGTTGGAGGGCGACCCGACGGTATCGGCGTACCGCCGCAGCCCGCGCGCCCCGGCGCCCGGCTGA
- a CDS encoding TetR family transcriptional regulator has translation MARNPARRAELLDAATDLLAAVGARGLTFRGVDEQAGAPTGTTSNYFRSRDELLRELCDHVFARLTPDPAHVADRLDAPRTRELEATLMRDLVERADADRAGHLALFELRMEASRQPALREVFTARFRANLEAITADHVEGGFPGGPEAARALYLAMTGLLFEHLTLPGLHTDGPEGLDTLVSGLVERIVPAR, from the coding sequence ATGGCCCGCAACCCCGCACGTCGCGCCGAGCTCCTCGATGCCGCCACCGACCTGCTCGCCGCCGTCGGCGCGCGCGGCCTGACCTTCCGCGGGGTCGACGAGCAGGCGGGAGCGCCGACCGGGACGACGTCCAACTACTTCCGCTCCCGCGACGAGCTGCTGCGCGAGCTCTGCGACCACGTCTTCGCCCGCCTCACTCCGGACCCGGCCCATGTCGCCGACCGGCTCGACGCTCCGCGCACCCGCGAGCTCGAGGCCACGCTCATGCGCGACCTCGTCGAGCGCGCCGACGCGGACCGGGCCGGTCACCTCGCCCTGTTCGAGCTGCGGATGGAGGCCTCGCGCCAGCCGGCGCTGCGCGAGGTGTTCACCGCCCGGTTCCGTGCCAACCTCGAGGCGATCACCGCCGACCACGTCGAGGGCGGCTTCCCCGGCGGCCCCGAGGCCGCACGGGCGCTCTACCTCGCGATGACCGGCCTGCTCTTCGAGCACCTCACCCTTCCCGGCCTCCACACCGACGGCCCCGAGGGGCTCGACACGCTGGTGTCCGGGCTCGTGGAGCGGATCGTCCCCGCTCGCTGA
- a CDS encoding dihydrofolate reductase, producing the protein MPQLTYYIGVTLDGFIAGPRDEVDFFGLSDDFLSFLADEHADLQPGHLRAALGVADAPVKRHDTVVMGRRTYDPALDAGIADPYPHLRTVVLSGSLPAAEAPVEITAEPPLEVVRRLKATDSPYDVYLAGGGRLAGAVSAEIDRLVVKKYPVVAGSGIRMLERPFAPEAFRLEDVRTFENGCAVLEYARQ; encoded by the coding sequence ATGCCCCAGTTGACCTACTACATCGGCGTCACCCTCGACGGTTTCATCGCCGGTCCGCGCGACGAGGTGGACTTCTTCGGGCTCTCCGACGACTTCCTGAGCTTCCTCGCCGACGAGCACGCCGACCTCCAGCCCGGCCACCTGCGGGCCGCCCTCGGAGTGGCCGACGCGCCGGTGAAGCGCCACGACACCGTCGTGATGGGCCGGCGCACCTACGATCCCGCGCTCGACGCCGGCATCGCCGATCCCTACCCCCACCTGCGCACTGTCGTCCTCAGCGGCTCGCTGCCCGCCGCGGAGGCTCCGGTCGAGATCACCGCGGAGCCGCCCCTGGAGGTCGTCCGCCGGCTCAAGGCCACCGACTCGCCCTACGACGTCTATCTGGCCGGCGGTGGCCGGCTGGCCGGTGCGGTGAGCGCCGAGATCGACCGGCTCGTGGTGAAGAAGTACCCCGTCGTCGCGGGGAGCGGGATCCGGATGCTCGAGCGGCCGTTCGCGCCCGAGGCGTTCCGGCTCGAGGACGTGCGGACGTTCGAGAACGGCTGCGCGGTGCTGGAGTACGCGCGCCAGTAG
- a CDS encoding pyrimidine/purine nucleoside phosphorylase, which translates to MTTDSTTPSTYQNVTLDPQANVYFDGACVSHTFHLADGTRKSAGVIFPASLTFATAAPEVMELNAGACRIRLAGTEEWREYGAGESFSVPGDSSFDIEVVETLGYVCHYG; encoded by the coding sequence GTGACCACTGACTCCACCACGCCGTCGACGTACCAGAACGTCACCCTCGATCCGCAGGCCAATGTCTACTTCGACGGCGCCTGCGTGAGCCACACCTTCCACCTCGCCGACGGCACCCGGAAGTCCGCCGGCGTCATCTTCCCGGCGAGCCTCACCTTCGCCACCGCGGCGCCCGAGGTGATGGAGCTGAACGCCGGGGCGTGCCGGATCCGGCTCGCCGGCACCGAGGAGTGGCGGGAGTACGGCGCGGGCGAGTCCTTCAGCGTGCCCGGCGACTCGTCCTTCGACATCGAGGTCGTCGAGACACTCGGGTACGTCTGCCACTACGGCTGA